In Streptomyces qaidamensis, one DNA window encodes the following:
- a CDS encoding GNAT family N-acetyltransferase, with the protein MGMSVTISAATEQDAEQIFRLQYLCFQPEAALYGNYRIDPLVQTLDSVREEVTRDCVFVARLGEEVVGSVRGSVSEDGAAGIGKLCVHPRLQGHGIGARLLRAAESALADQHGATRFRLHTGHRSEGNLRLYRKVGYETVGTSQGSDGVPMIVLEKPAGTYAATA; encoded by the coding sequence ATGGGCATGAGCGTGACCATCTCTGCGGCGACCGAGCAGGACGCGGAGCAGATCTTCAGACTGCAGTACCTGTGCTTCCAGCCGGAGGCGGCGCTGTACGGGAACTACCGCATCGACCCGCTCGTCCAAACCCTCGACTCGGTCCGCGAGGAGGTCACCCGCGACTGCGTCTTCGTGGCCCGGCTCGGCGAGGAGGTCGTCGGCTCGGTCCGCGGGTCGGTCAGCGAGGACGGCGCCGCCGGTATCGGCAAGCTCTGCGTCCACCCCCGCCTCCAGGGGCACGGCATCGGCGCCCGACTGCTCCGGGCAGCCGAATCAGCCCTCGCCGACCAGCACGGCGCCACCCGCTTCCGCCTCCACACCGGCCACCGCAGCGAGGGCAACCTCCGCCTCTACCGCAAGGTCGGCTACGAGACGGTGGGCACGTCCCAGGGTTCCGACGGCGTACCGATGATCGTCCTGGAGAAGCCGGCCGGCACCTACGCGGCGACGGCTTGA
- a CDS encoding methionine ABC transporter permease, translated as MTWSEMQPLLEQACWETLYMVGWSTLIAVVGGLPLGILLVLTDRGGLLQNLAANKVIGQVVNIARSLPFIILMVALMGFTRSITGTTIGVEAAIVPLAVGAIPFFARLVETAVREVDHGLVEAVQSMGGNTWTIVRKVLVPESLPSLISSTTTTVVALIGYSAMAGTVGAGGLGDIAIRYGYQRFETQLMWITVAILAVVISVIQFAGDYAARSLHRRGAHSGPAPKLRLLKAAS; from the coding sequence GTGACCTGGTCCGAGATGCAGCCCCTGCTGGAGCAGGCGTGTTGGGAGACGCTCTACATGGTCGGCTGGTCCACGCTCATCGCCGTCGTCGGCGGACTGCCGCTCGGCATCCTGCTGGTCCTCACCGACCGCGGCGGCCTCCTGCAGAACCTCGCCGCCAACAAGGTCATAGGGCAGGTCGTGAACATCGCCCGCTCCCTGCCGTTCATCATCCTGATGGTCGCGCTGATGGGCTTCACCCGCTCGATCACCGGGACGACCATCGGTGTCGAGGCGGCCATCGTGCCGCTCGCCGTCGGCGCCATCCCGTTCTTCGCGCGCCTGGTCGAGACGGCCGTCCGCGAAGTGGACCACGGGCTCGTCGAGGCCGTGCAGTCCATGGGCGGCAACACCTGGACCATCGTCCGCAAGGTCCTCGTCCCCGAGTCCCTGCCGTCGCTGATCTCCAGCACCACCACCACGGTCGTCGCCCTCATCGGCTACTCGGCCATGGCGGGCACCGTCGGCGCCGGAGGCCTGGGCGACATCGCCATCCGCTACGGCTACCAGCGCTTCGAGACGCAGCTGATGTGGATCACCGTCGCGATCCTCGCCGTCGTCATCTCGGTCATCCAGTTCGCCGGCGACTATGCGGCCCGCTCCCTGCACCGCCGCGGCGCCCACTCGGGACCCGCCCCCAAACTGCGGCTCCTCAAAGCCGCCTCCTGA
- a CDS encoding methionine ABC transporter ATP-binding protein has protein sequence MITTSGLTKVYRARGREVTALDGVDLHVREGEVYGVIGQSGAGKSSLIRCVNLLERPTAGTVTVAGQDLTALAGRGPRAGKELRQARSRIGMVFQHFNLLSSRTVQDNVELPLEILGKSGQERSRKALELLDLVGLADKAKSYPAQLSGGQKQRVGIARALAGDPKVLLSDEATSALDPETTRSILALLRDLNRQLGLTVLLITHEMDVVKSVCDSAALMENGRIVESGTVSELLATPGSELASALFPLDGEASGEDRTVVDVTFQGESATQPVISQLARTYNIDISILGAAIDTVGGLQVGRMRIELPGRYEDNVVPIGFLREKGLQIDLLGHDSEPVKEGAK, from the coding sequence GTGATCACCACCTCGGGCCTGACCAAGGTCTACCGTGCACGCGGCCGCGAGGTCACCGCCCTGGACGGCGTCGACCTGCACGTCCGCGAAGGCGAGGTGTACGGCGTCATCGGCCAGTCCGGCGCCGGCAAGTCCTCGCTCATCCGCTGCGTCAACCTGCTGGAACGCCCCACGGCCGGCACCGTGACCGTCGCCGGGCAGGACCTCACTGCACTGGCAGGCCGCGGCCCGCGCGCCGGAAAGGAACTGCGGCAGGCGCGCAGCCGCATCGGCATGGTCTTCCAGCACTTCAACCTGCTGTCCTCCCGGACCGTCCAGGACAACGTCGAACTCCCGCTGGAGATCCTCGGCAAGTCCGGGCAGGAACGCTCCCGCAAGGCGCTGGAGCTGCTCGACCTGGTGGGCCTCGCCGACAAGGCGAAGTCCTACCCGGCGCAGCTCTCAGGCGGCCAGAAGCAGCGCGTCGGCATCGCCCGCGCGCTCGCCGGTGACCCGAAGGTGCTGCTGTCCGACGAGGCCACCAGCGCCCTCGACCCCGAGACCACCCGCTCGATCCTGGCGCTGCTGCGCGACCTCAACCGGCAACTCGGCCTGACCGTCCTGCTCATCACCCACGAGATGGACGTCGTGAAGTCGGTCTGCGATTCCGCCGCCCTCATGGAGAACGGGCGCATCGTGGAGTCCGGCACGGTCAGCGAGCTCCTCGCGACCCCCGGCTCGGAACTCGCCTCGGCGCTGTTCCCGCTCGACGGCGAGGCCTCCGGCGAGGACCGCACCGTCGTCGACGTCACCTTCCAGGGCGAGAGCGCCACCCAGCCCGTCATCTCGCAGCTGGCCCGCACCTACAACATCGACATATCGATCCTCGGCGCCGCCATCGACACCGTCGGCGGCCTCCAGGTCGGCCGGATGCGCATCGAACTGCCCGGCCGCTACGAGGACAACGTCGTGCCCATCGGCTTCCTGCGCGAAAAGGGCCTCCAGATCGACCTCCTGGGCCACGACTCCGAACCGGTGAAGGAAGGTGCCAAGTGA
- a CDS encoding aldo/keto reductase yields the protein MPFARLATATTPTCHIGLGLAAVGRPGYINLGRDRDLGEDRSVETLRTRTHELLDAAYAQGVRYFDAARSYGRSEEFLAEWLKARPAFGDIVVGSKWGYTYTADWSTDAEKHEVKDHTLAAYERQRAESETLLGDRLDLYQIHSVTPDSPALTDKELHTRLAEAAERGLTVGFSTSGPAQAEAIRAALAVTVDGEPLFRAVQSTYNALETSAAPALAEAHDAGLTVIVKEGMANGRLAGPHAPKIVREIAEQAGLGCDAVALAVILRQPWAGVVLSGAATTNQLASNLHAAVVDLDDDQLTRLATLAEDPQEYWERRAQLPWH from the coding sequence ATGCCCTTCGCTCGACTGGCGACCGCAACGACCCCCACCTGCCACATCGGACTGGGCCTTGCCGCCGTAGGACGCCCCGGCTATATCAACCTCGGACGGGACCGAGATCTGGGAGAGGACCGCAGCGTCGAGACGCTCCGCACCCGCACCCACGAACTCCTCGACGCCGCCTACGCCCAGGGCGTCCGCTACTTCGACGCCGCCCGCTCCTACGGCCGCTCCGAGGAGTTCCTCGCCGAATGGCTCAAGGCCAGGCCGGCCTTCGGCGACATCGTCGTGGGCAGCAAGTGGGGTTACACCTACACCGCCGACTGGTCCACGGACGCCGAGAAGCACGAGGTCAAGGACCACACCCTCGCCGCCTACGAGAGGCAGCGCGCGGAGAGCGAGACGCTGCTCGGCGACCGGCTCGACCTCTACCAGATCCACTCGGTGACCCCGGACAGCCCGGCCCTCACCGACAAGGAACTGCACACCAGGCTCGCCGAAGCCGCCGAGCGGGGCCTCACCGTCGGCTTCTCCACCAGCGGCCCCGCGCAGGCGGAGGCGATCCGCGCCGCCCTCGCCGTGACGGTCGACGGCGAACCCCTCTTCCGCGCGGTGCAGTCCACGTACAACGCGCTGGAGACCTCCGCCGCCCCCGCGCTCGCCGAGGCGCACGACGCCGGGCTCACGGTGATCGTCAAGGAGGGCATGGCCAACGGCCGACTGGCCGGGCCGCACGCCCCGAAGATCGTGCGGGAGATCGCCGAACAGGCCGGGCTGGGCTGCGACGCCGTCGCCCTGGCCGTCATCCTCCGGCAGCCCTGGGCCGGTGTCGTCCTCTCCGGTGCCGCGACCACCAACCAGCTCGCCTCGAACCTGCACGCTGCGGTCGTCGATCTCGACGACGACCAGCTGACCCGCCTCGCCACCCTGGCCGAGGATCCGCAGGAGTACTGGGAGCGGCGCGCGCAGCTGCCCTGGCACTGA
- a CDS encoding glycerophosphodiester phosphodiesterase, whose product MGTQESNEETSGTGAGGTGRRALLGAAVLGAGGAVLGMAGTARADGARHGGGPASLPKPTIIGHRGASGYRPEHTFGSYQLALDMGADIVEAGDLVPTRDGHLVCRHEPEIGGTTDVADHPEFAGRKKTKLLDGVSTTGWFTEDFTLAELKTLRAVERIPANRPHNTLYDGRWEIPTFEEVLGWQDEQTRKRGKQVWIYPELKHPTYFRKQGLPLEERVAKLLRKYRKDRRTSPVILQSFEPTSVQRLHKLVDNPLVVLLSSAGSRPWDFVETGDPRTVADLVKPAGLREIASYARGIGPTLDLVIPRDAQGNLTRPTTLVSDAHKVGLILHPYTMRNENPFLPADFRTGTDPDAYGDVFGAYKAYFATGIDGVFTDQPDTGLLAREDFNG is encoded by the coding sequence ATGGGAACGCAGGAGTCGAACGAAGAAACGAGCGGTACCGGAGCGGGCGGGACCGGACGGCGGGCCCTGCTCGGCGCGGCGGTACTCGGTGCCGGGGGAGCGGTCCTCGGCATGGCCGGCACCGCGCGAGCGGACGGCGCCCGGCACGGCGGCGGGCCGGCAAGCCTGCCCAAGCCCACGATCATCGGCCACCGCGGCGCCAGCGGCTACCGCCCGGAGCACACCTTCGGTTCGTACCAGCTGGCCCTCGACATGGGCGCCGACATCGTCGAGGCGGGCGACCTGGTCCCGACCAGGGACGGGCACCTGGTCTGCCGTCACGAGCCGGAGATCGGCGGCACCACGGACGTCGCCGACCACCCCGAGTTCGCCGGCCGCAAGAAGACCAAGCTGCTCGACGGCGTCTCCACCACCGGCTGGTTCACCGAGGACTTCACGCTCGCCGAGCTGAAGACGCTGCGCGCCGTCGAGCGCATCCCGGCCAACCGTCCGCACAACACCCTCTACGACGGCCGCTGGGAGATCCCCACCTTCGAAGAGGTCCTCGGATGGCAGGACGAGCAGACCCGCAAGCGGGGCAAGCAGGTGTGGATCTACCCCGAGCTCAAGCACCCCACCTACTTCCGCAAGCAGGGCCTCCCGCTGGAGGAGCGCGTCGCCAAGCTGCTCCGCAAGTACCGCAAGGACCGGCGCACCTCCCCGGTCATCCTCCAGTCCTTCGAGCCGACCAGCGTCCAGCGCCTGCACAAGCTCGTCGACAACCCGCTGGTCGTCCTGCTGTCCTCGGCGGGCTCCCGCCCCTGGGACTTCGTCGAGACCGGTGACCCGCGCACGGTCGCCGACCTGGTCAAGCCGGCCGGCCTCAGGGAGATCGCCTCCTACGCGCGTGGCATCGGCCCGACCCTGGACCTGGTCATCCCGCGCGACGCCCAGGGCAACCTCACCCGGCCCACGACGCTCGTCTCCGACGCGCACAAGGTCGGCCTGATCCTGCACCCGTACACGATGCGCAACGAGAACCCCTTCCTGCCCGCCGACTTCCGCACCGGCACGGACCCGGACGCCTACGGTGACGTCTTCGGCGCGTACAAGGCGTACTTCGCGACCGGCATCGACGGCGTCTTCACCGACCAGCCCGACACGGGTCTGCTGGCCCGCGAGGACTTCAACGGCTGA
- a CDS encoding HAD family hydrolase: MTIHAQALLFDNDGTLVSSLASVDRCWTRWATEYGITAEEFARVELHGRPAAEIAADLLPAEIVPQAVARIEDLEVDDVPGGGVHLLPGTRGFLDSLPGDRWAVVTSATRRLAEARLDAVGILPKTLVAADDITRGKPDPEPYLLAARALGVDPARCVVFEDAPAGLASGRAAGMTTVALTTTHQAHELDADLVVENLSVLSALVTEQGVEISLRR; the protein is encoded by the coding sequence ATGACGATCCACGCGCAGGCCCTGCTGTTCGACAACGACGGAACCCTCGTCTCCTCCCTCGCGTCGGTGGACCGCTGCTGGACACGGTGGGCCACGGAGTACGGGATCACGGCCGAGGAGTTCGCCCGGGTCGAGCTGCACGGCCGGCCGGCCGCCGAGATAGCCGCCGACCTGCTGCCCGCCGAGATCGTCCCGCAGGCCGTCGCCCGCATCGAGGACCTGGAGGTCGACGACGTGCCGGGCGGCGGTGTGCACCTGCTGCCCGGCACCCGTGGCTTCCTCGACTCTCTGCCCGGTGACCGCTGGGCCGTCGTCACCTCCGCCACCCGGCGCCTCGCCGAGGCCCGGCTCGACGCCGTCGGCATCCTGCCCAAGACCCTCGTCGCCGCCGACGACATCACGCGCGGCAAGCCCGACCCCGAGCCCTACCTCCTCGCCGCCCGCGCCCTCGGTGTCGACCCGGCACGCTGCGTCGTCTTCGAGGACGCCCCCGCGGGCCTGGCGTCCGGCCGCGCCGCCGGCATGACCACCGTGGCGTTGACCACAACCCACCAGGCCCACGAACTGGACGCCGATCTGGTCGTCGAGAACCTGTCGGTCCTGTCCGCACTGGTCACCGAGCAGGGCGTGGAGATCTCCCTGCGCCGCTGA
- the argH gene encoding argininosuccinate lyase, which translates to MSSNSGDVRLWGGRFADGPAEALAKLSASVHFDWRLAPYDIAGSRAHARVLHKAGLLTEDELTRMIAGLDQLEADVADGSFVGTIADEDVHTALERGLLERLGPDLGGKLRAGRSRNDQVATLFRMYLRDHARIVGGLIAELQDALIGLAEAHPDVAMPGRTHLQHAQPVLFAHHVLAHVQSLSRDAERLRQWDARTAVSPYGSGALAGSSLGLDPEAVAKDLGFEHGSVGNSIDGTASRDFVAEFAFITAMIGVNLSRIAEEVIIWNTKEFSFVTLHDAFSTGSSIMPQKKNPDIAELARGKSGRLIGNLTGLMATLKALPLAYNRDLQEDKEPVFDSIDQLEVLLPAFTGMMATLTVHRERMEELAPAGFSLATDIAEWLVKQGVPFRVAHEVAGECVKAAEAEGKELDELTDDQFAKISSHLTPEVRTVLNVPGALASRNGRGGTAPSAVAVQLAEVKADVAVQHEWAVARKQG; encoded by the coding sequence GTGAGCAGCAACAGCGGTGACGTCCGGCTCTGGGGCGGTCGTTTCGCCGACGGTCCCGCCGAGGCCCTGGCGAAGCTGTCCGCGTCCGTCCACTTCGACTGGCGCCTCGCGCCGTACGACATCGCCGGTTCACGCGCCCACGCACGCGTGCTGCACAAGGCGGGCCTGCTCACGGAAGACGAACTGACCCGCATGATCGCCGGTCTCGACCAGCTGGAGGCGGACGTCGCCGACGGCTCGTTCGTGGGCACGATCGCCGACGAGGACGTCCACACCGCCCTGGAGCGTGGCCTCCTGGAGCGCCTCGGCCCCGACCTGGGCGGCAAGCTGCGCGCGGGCCGGTCCCGCAACGACCAGGTCGCGACCCTCTTCCGTATGTACCTGCGGGATCACGCCCGGATCGTCGGCGGCCTCATCGCCGAGCTCCAGGACGCGCTGATCGGCCTCGCCGAGGCGCACCCGGACGTGGCGATGCCCGGCCGCACCCACCTCCAGCACGCCCAGCCCGTCCTCTTCGCCCACCACGTCCTGGCCCACGTCCAGTCCCTCTCCCGGGACGCGGAGCGGCTGCGCCAGTGGGACGCGCGCACGGCGGTCTCGCCCTACGGCTCGGGCGCCCTGGCGGGATCCTCCCTCGGACTGGACCCCGAGGCGGTGGCGAAGGACCTCGGCTTCGAGCACGGCAGCGTCGGCAACTCGATCGACGGCACGGCTTCCCGTGACTTCGTCGCCGAGTTCGCCTTCATCACGGCGATGATCGGGGTCAACCTCTCCCGGATCGCCGAGGAGGTCATCATCTGGAACACGAAGGAGTTCTCCTTCGTGACCCTGCACGACGCGTTCTCGACGGGCTCGTCGATCATGCCGCAGAAGAAGAACCCGGACATCGCGGAGCTGGCGCGCGGCAAGTCCGGCCGCCTGATCGGCAATCTGACGGGCCTGATGGCCACGCTCAAAGCCCTCCCGCTCGCGTACAACCGCGACCTCCAGGAGGACAAGGAGCCGGTCTTCGACTCCATCGACCAGCTGGAGGTCCTGCTCCCGGCCTTCACCGGCATGATGGCCACCCTCACCGTCCACCGCGAGCGCATGGAGGAACTGGCCCCCGCCGGCTTCTCCCTCGCCACGGACATCGCCGAGTGGCTGGTCAAGCAGGGTGTTCCGTTCCGCGTGGCCCACGAGGTCGCGGGTGAGTGCGTGAAGGCCGCCGAGGCCGAGGGCAAGGAACTGGACGAGCTGACGGACGACCAGTTCGCGAAGATCTCCAGCCACCTGACCCCTGAGGTCCGCACGGTCCTCAACGTCCCCGGCGCCCTGGCCTCCCGCAACGGCAGGGGCGGCACGGCCCCGAGCGCGGTCGCCGTCCAGCTGGCAGAGGTGAAGGCCGACGTGGCGGTCCAGCACGAGTGGGCGGTGGCCAGGAAGCAGGGCTGA
- a CDS encoding pyridoxamine 5'-phosphate oxidase family protein, which translates to MGKTYERIDGRLRTFIEAQPVFFTATAPLAADGTVNLSPKGLTGSFAVLDELTVAYLDFAGSNAETIAHLRENGRITLMWCAFQGPPNIVRVHGRGEPVFRDDPRFGELLAHFPDIDPTRHGLRAIIVVTAELVRDTCGYGVPFMAYEEDRDLHGKRFSREDDASLSAYFSKKEHIASSLDGLPGLPLPLPPSTV; encoded by the coding sequence ATGGGAAAGACTTATGAGCGCATAGACGGCCGGCTCCGCACGTTCATCGAGGCGCAGCCGGTCTTCTTCACCGCCACCGCCCCCCTGGCGGCCGACGGCACGGTCAACCTCTCGCCCAAGGGGCTCACCGGCTCCTTCGCGGTGCTCGACGAGCTCACGGTGGCCTACCTCGACTTCGCCGGTTCCAACGCCGAGACCATCGCCCATCTCCGGGAGAACGGGCGGATCACCCTGATGTGGTGCGCCTTCCAGGGCCCGCCGAACATCGTCCGCGTGCACGGCAGGGGTGAGCCGGTCTTCCGCGACGACCCCCGTTTCGGGGAACTGCTCGCGCACTTCCCGGACATCGACCCGACGCGGCACGGCCTGCGCGCGATCATCGTCGTCACCGCCGAACTCGTCCGCGACACCTGCGGGTACGGGGTGCCCTTCATGGCGTACGAGGAGGACCGGGACCTGCACGGCAAGCGGTTCTCCCGCGAGGACGACGCATCGCTCAGCGCGTACTTCAGCAAGAAGGAGCACATCGCCAGCAGCCTGGACGGACTACCCGGGCTGCCGTTGCCGCTGCCTCCCTCTACGGTCTGA
- a CDS encoding TetR/AcrR family transcriptional regulator, with protein sequence MAVDPEHVLRAAAALLTRKSTATMDEVAKAAGISRATLHRHFAGRDALVRALEALGIAECEAALDAARLDDGTASDAVRRLVGAVEPAAGLLAFLYTENQLFEGEEQHAGWALIDDRISALFRRGQLSGEFRIDLTPAWLTEALYGLLASGAWLVHSGKGAPKDFQHMIVELLLGGALRREES encoded by the coding sequence ATGGCTGTCGATCCTGAGCACGTGCTGCGCGCCGCCGCCGCCCTGCTGACCCGCAAATCCACCGCGACCATGGACGAGGTCGCCAAGGCCGCCGGGATCAGCCGGGCCACGCTGCACCGCCACTTCGCCGGACGTGACGCCCTCGTCCGGGCGCTGGAGGCGCTCGGCATAGCGGAGTGCGAGGCCGCGCTGGACGCGGCCCGGCTCGACGACGGGACCGCGAGCGATGCCGTACGCCGACTGGTCGGAGCCGTCGAGCCGGCCGCCGGACTGCTCGCGTTCCTCTACACCGAGAACCAGCTGTTCGAGGGCGAGGAGCAGCACGCGGGCTGGGCCCTGATCGACGACCGGATCTCCGCCCTGTTCCGGCGCGGCCAGCTCAGCGGCGAGTTCCGCATCGACCTCACGCCCGCCTGGCTCACCGAGGCGCTGTACGGCCTGTTGGCCTCCGGCGCCTGGCTGGTGCACAGCGGCAAGGGCGCCCCCAAGGACTTCCAGCACATGATCGTCGAGCTGTTGCTCGGCGGCGCACTCAGGAGAGAGGAATCATGA
- a CDS encoding MFS transporter — translation MTSTLQPASTTEAVERPARWLALGVLVLAVLLVAVDATVLGLATPYISEDLQPSGTQLLWIGDVYSFVIAGLLVSMGSLGDRIGRKRILLVGATAFGAVSVFNAYATTPEMMIVARALLGVAGATLMPATLALIRNLFHDPRERSLAVGIWGATASAGTAVGPIVGGFLLEHFWWGSVFLINLPVMAVLVLVGIKLLPESRTANPGPWDLVSVVLSLVGMIAVVYAIKEAATHGFAWTSLAAGLLGAAALYGFVRRQLSLPTPLLDMRLFRNRGFSGAVLADLLTILGLSGLVFFLSQYLQLVQGRRPFEAGLAELPAAVGAVVAGLVAGRAARRFSVRAVVSGGLAAIGLALAALTVLDQSTGYPLLGTALLVVGVGAGFSFTVTADVILSSVPKEQAGSASAVSETAYELGAALGIAALGSIVTGVYRDFTGPANTPAAAHESLGGAVEAAAHMPAHSAGVMLDAARTSFVDGLALAAGVGATVLLAAAVAAWFLLRGQKLEDGGTEHA, via the coding sequence ATGACCAGCACCCTGCAGCCGGCGTCGACGACCGAGGCGGTGGAGCGCCCGGCCCGCTGGCTCGCGCTCGGCGTCCTCGTGCTCGCCGTGCTGCTGGTGGCCGTCGACGCGACCGTTCTCGGTCTCGCGACCCCCTACATCAGCGAGGACCTCCAGCCCTCCGGCACCCAGCTGCTGTGGATCGGCGACGTCTACTCGTTCGTCATCGCCGGTCTGCTCGTCTCCATGGGCAGCCTCGGCGACCGCATCGGCCGCAAGCGGATCCTGCTCGTCGGCGCCACGGCGTTCGGCGCGGTATCCGTCTTCAACGCCTACGCCACGACCCCCGAGATGATGATCGTCGCGCGGGCACTGCTCGGCGTCGCCGGTGCGACCCTGATGCCGGCCACGCTCGCCCTGATCCGCAACCTCTTCCACGACCCGCGCGAGCGCAGTCTCGCCGTCGGCATCTGGGGCGCCACGGCCTCCGCCGGTACGGCCGTCGGCCCGATCGTCGGCGGGTTCCTGTTGGAGCACTTCTGGTGGGGGTCGGTCTTCCTCATCAACCTGCCCGTGATGGCCGTGCTGGTCCTGGTCGGGATCAAGCTGCTGCCCGAGTCGCGCACCGCGAACCCCGGCCCCTGGGATCTGGTCAGCGTCGTGCTGTCGCTGGTCGGCATGATCGCCGTCGTGTACGCGATCAAGGAGGCGGCGACCCACGGCTTCGCGTGGACCAGCCTGGCCGCGGGCCTGCTGGGTGCGGCCGCCCTGTACGGGTTCGTCCGCCGTCAGCTCAGTCTCCCGACGCCGCTGCTGGACATGCGGCTGTTCCGCAACCGCGGTTTCAGCGGGGCGGTGCTGGCCGATCTGCTGACCATCCTCGGCCTGTCCGGGCTGGTGTTCTTCCTGTCGCAGTACCTGCAACTCGTCCAGGGCAGGCGCCCGTTCGAGGCCGGGCTGGCCGAACTGCCCGCGGCGGTCGGCGCGGTGGTGGCCGGACTCGTCGCGGGGCGTGCGGCCCGGCGCTTCTCGGTGCGGGCGGTCGTCTCCGGCGGCCTCGCGGCGATAGGCCTGGCCTTGGCCGCGCTCACGGTGCTCGACCAGTCCACGGGCTATCCGCTGCTCGGAACCGCGCTGCTGGTGGTCGGCGTGGGCGCCGGCTTCTCGTTCACCGTGACCGCCGACGTGATCCTCTCCAGCGTGCCCAAGGAGCAGGCGGGTTCGGCCTCCGCCGTGTCCGAGACGGCGTACGAACTCGGTGCAGCGCTAGGCATCGCAGCGCTCGGCTCGATCGTGACCGGCGTCTACCGCGACTTCACCGGCCCCGCAAACACCCCGGCCGCGGCCCACGAGTCGCTGGGCGGCGCGGTCGAGGCGGCGGCGCACATGCCCGCCCACAGCGCAGGAGTGATGCTGGACGCGGCCCGCACGTCCTTCGTCGACGGCCTGGCCCTCGCGGCGGGCGTGGGCGCGACGGTCCTCCTGGCCGCGGCGGTGGCGGCGTGGTTCCTGCTACGGGGCCAGAAGCTGGAAGACGGCGGAACGGAACACGCGTAG
- a CDS encoding RNA polymerase sigma factor, with protein MTHDLVTALRPLLTAEASAEAYSAGTEPGDLEQAVWLRLLERLDAEGPPLDPQRWLRRAVRSEVRRTRRTSRLERPYAGEPVDDPDRDPEQLALAAARGRALREAVRRLPGRCPRLMEALLSPEDLTYREIAGELGISQGSLGPERSRCLGCLRRLLTPEVGAR; from the coding sequence ATGACGCACGACCTGGTCACCGCCCTGCGCCCGCTGCTCACCGCCGAGGCCTCCGCGGAGGCATATTCCGCCGGAACCGAGCCGGGTGACCTGGAGCAGGCGGTCTGGCTCCGCCTGCTGGAGCGCCTCGACGCCGAGGGCCCGCCGCTCGACCCGCAGCGGTGGCTCCGCCGTGCCGTCCGCTCCGAGGTGCGCCGCACCCGCCGTACGAGCCGTCTCGAACGGCCGTACGCAGGTGAGCCGGTCGACGACCCGGACCGCGATCCCGAACAGCTCGCCCTCGCCGCGGCCCGCGGCCGGGCCCTGCGCGAGGCCGTGCGCCGCCTCCCGGGTCGCTGCCCCCGGCTGATGGAGGCCCTGCTCTCGCCTGAGGACCTGACATACCGGGAAATCGCAGGGGAGTTGGGTATCTCACAGGGGAGTCTTGGTCCGGAACGTTCCAGATGCCTGGGATGTCTCCGAAGATTGCTCACACCGGAGGTTGGGGCCCGCTGA
- a CDS encoding lysophospholipid acyltransferase family protein: MSRFALIKAVLGPVMRLMFRPQVEGAEHIPGNGPVILAGNHLTFIDSMILPLVCDRQVVFIGKDEYVTGKGLKGRLMAWFFTGVGMIPVDRDGGRGGVAALMTGRRVLEEGRMFGIYPEGTRSPDGRLYRGRTGIARLTLMTGAPVVPFAMIGTDKLQPGGAGLPRPGKVTVRFGEAMEFSRYEGMDRDRYVLRAVTDSVMAEVMRLSGQEYVDMYASKAKEAA, from the coding sequence TTGTCCCGCTTCGCACTCATCAAGGCAGTGCTCGGCCCGGTCATGCGCCTGATGTTCCGCCCACAGGTGGAGGGTGCGGAGCACATTCCCGGCAACGGCCCGGTCATCCTCGCCGGCAATCACCTGACGTTCATCGACTCGATGATCCTGCCGCTGGTCTGCGACCGTCAGGTCGTCTTCATCGGCAAGGACGAGTACGTGACCGGCAAGGGCCTCAAGGGCCGGCTGATGGCCTGGTTCTTCACCGGCGTCGGCATGATCCCGGTGGACCGCGACGGCGGGCGCGGCGGTGTCGCCGCGCTGATGACCGGCCGTCGGGTGCTGGAGGAAGGCCGGATGTTCGGCATCTACCCGGAGGGGACGCGGTCGCCCGACGGACGGCTGTACCGGGGGCGGACGGGGATCGCCCGGCTGACCCTGATGACGGGTGCGCCGGTGGTGCCGTTCGCCATGATCGGGACGGACAAGTTGCAGCCGGGCGGGGCGGGGCTGCCGCGGCCGGGCAAGGTCACCGTGCGGTTCGGTGAGGCGATGGAGTTCTCCCGGTACGAGGGGATGGACCGGGACCGGTATGTGCTGCGGGCCGTGACCGACTCGGTGATGGCAGAGGTCATGCGGTTGTCCGGGCAGGAGTACGTGGACATGTACGCGAGCAAGGCGAAGGAAGCGGCGTAG